Genomic segment of Rhodococcus rhodochrous:
GCAGCTCGAACGCGCCCTCATCGCCGGCCACGACGTGGTCCTGCTCGGCGAACGCGGCCAGGGCAAGACGCGCCTGCTGCGCACCCTGCCGCTGCTGCTCGACGAATGGACCCCGGTCATCGCCGGCTCCGAACTCGGCGAGCATCCCTACGAGCCCATCACCCCGGCGTCGATCCGCCGGGCCGCCGAACTCGGCGACGACCTGCCCGTCGCGTGGCGGCACCGCAGCGAGCGGTACGCCGAGAAGCTCGCGACGCCCGACACCTCGGTCGCCGACCTCGTCGGCGACGTCGACCCGGTGAAGGTCGCCGAGGGGCGCAGCCTCGGCGACCCGGAGACGATCCACTTCGGTCTCGTGCCCCGCGCGCACCGCGGTATCGTCGCCGTCAACGAACTGCCCGACCTCGCCGAACGCATCCAGGTGTCGCTGCTCAACGTCATGGAGGAACGCGACATCCAGGTCCGCGGTTACACGCTGCGCCTGCCCCTCGACGTGCTGCTCGTCGCGAGCGCGAACCCCGAGGACTACACGAACCGCGGTCGCATCATCACCCCGCTCAAGGACCGTTTCGGCGCCGAGATCCGCACGCACTACCCGACGCGGCTCGAGGACGAGATCGCCGTCATCGAGCAGGAGGCGCACCTGCAGGCCCGCGTACCGGAGTATCTCTTCGAGATCCTCGCCCGGTTCACGCGCTTGCTGCGCGAATCGACCTCCGTCGACCAGCGTTCCGGTGTCTCGGCGCGGTTCGCCGTCGCCGGCGCCGAGACCGTCTCGGCCGCGGCCCTGCACCGCGGTGCGGTCCTCGGCGAGGACGATCCGGTCGCGCGTCCCGTCGACCTCGGCACGGTCGTCGAGGTGCTCCGCGGCAAGGTGGAGTTCGAATCCGGCGAGGAGGGAAGGGAATTCGAGATCCTCGACCATCTCCTGCGGCGTGCCACGGCCGAGACCGCCCGCTCGCGACTCGCGGGCGTCGACCTCGGGCCGCTGGTCGCGGCCGTCGAACAGGGCGATCCGGTGGTCACCGGTGAGCGGATCACCGCGAAGGTGCTGCTCGACGAACTGCCCGAACTGCCCGTCCTCGACGCCGTCGCCGAACGGCTGGGTGCCACCGACACCGGAACCCGAGCCGCGGCAGTGGAACTCGCCCTCGAAGGTCTGTACCTGGCGCGGCGCATCGCCAAGGACACCGGCGACGACGGCTCGGCGGTGTACTCCCGATGAGCAGGTCGGCCCGCTACGGTCCGTATGCCGGGGGCGATCCGCTCGCCCCACCGGTGGACCTGCGCGACGCGCTCGCCGCGATCGGCGACGACGTCATGGCCGGCGCGTCACCCAAGCGCGCCCTGCGGGAGTTGCTGCGTCGCGGGCACGACGGCATGCGCGGCCTCGACAAGCTTGCCGCGCAGGCGAACCGGCGCCGACGTCAGCTGCTCGACCGCACCAACCTCGACGGCACCCTGCGTGAGGTGCGCGAACTCCTCGACCGCGCCGTGCTCGAGGAACGCAAGGAACTGGCCCGAGCCCTCGACGACGACGCGCGGTTCGCGGAGATGCGGATCGAGGAACTGCCGACGTCGACGGCGCAGGCCGTGCAGGAACTCGCCGACTACGACTGGCGCAGCGCGCAGGCCCGGCAGGACTACGAGAAGATCCGCGATCTGCTCGGCCGGGAGATGCTCGACCAGCGCTTCTCCGGGATGAAGCAGGCGCTCGAGGGGGCCACCGACGAGGACCGGCAACGCATCTCGGAGATGCTCGAGGACCTCAACGATCTGCTCGACAAGCACTCCCGCGGTGAGGACACCGAGGAGGACTTCGAGCAGTTCATGGCCCAGCACGGCGAGTTCTTCCCGGAGAACCCGCAGAACGTCGAGGAACTGCTCGACTCCCTCGCCCAGCGGGCTGCGGCGGCGCAGCGGCTGCGCAACTCCCTCACCCCCGAGCAGCGCGACGAACTCGACGCGCTGGCCCAGCAGGCGTTCGGATCCCCGGATCTGATGAGCCAGCTCGACCGTCTCGACGGCCACCTGCGTGCCGCCCGTCCCGGCGAGGACTGGACCGGCTCCGAGCAGGTGCGCGGCGAACAGGGCATGGGTCTCGGCGAGGCCACCTCGGCGCTGCAGGAGTTGTCCGAACTCGACCAGCTCGCCGAGCAGCTGTCGCAGCAGTACGCCGGGGCGTCCCTCGACGACATCGACCTCGACGCGCTCGCCCGTCATCTCGGTCCCGAGGCCGCGGCCGATGCACGTACTCTCGCCGAACTCGAGAAGGAACTGCAGCGGCAGGGCTTCTTCGACCGGGGCGCCGACGGGCAGTGGCGACTGTCGCCCAAGGCCATGCGCCGACTCGGCGAGGCGGCCCTGCGCGACGTCGTCAATCGCATCTCGTCGCGCACCGGGCAACGAGAGTCGCGGCGGGCGGGTGTGCTCGGCGAACCGACCGGCGCGTCGAAGGCATGGGAGTTCGGTGACACCGAACCGTGGGACGTCGTGCGGACCCTCACCAACGCGACCCTGCGCAGTCCCGGTCTGCCGGTGCGGATGTCGGTGCAGGACGTCGAGGTGATCGAGACCGAACAGCGGACGCAGGCGGCGGTCGCGCTGCTCGTCGACACGTCGTTCTCGATGGTCATGGACGGTCGTTGGGTGCCGATGAAACGCACGGCCCTCGCACTGAACCATCTCGTGTCCACGCGCTTCCGCGGGGATGCGCTGCAGCTCATCGCGTTCGGCCGGCACGCCCGTGTGGTGTCGGCGTCCGAACTCGCCGGGCTCGACGGCGTCTACGAGCAGGGCACCAATCTGCACCACGCACTGATGCTCGCGGGTCGTCACCTGCGTCGTCATCCCAACGCGCAGCCGGTGGTCTTCGTCGTCACCGACGGTGAACCCACCGCCCATCTCGAACCGGACGGCTTCGCGGCCTTCGACTATCCGCCGAGCGCACGCACTCTCGGGTTGACGGTGCGCGAACTCGACCACATCGCGCGGCTCGGAACCCAGGTGACGATCTTCCGCCTCGGCAGCGATCCGGGGCTCGCGCGGATCGTCGACGTGCTGGCACGTCGTGTCGGGGGACGGGTGGTCGCGCCCGACGTCGACGGTCTGGGAGCGGCGGTCGTCGCAGACTACGTGCGCGCTCGTCGGAGGTCCTGAGCACTCAGCGTCGCACCGACCGCCAGGTGGTCGCGGCGGCGGTGGACAGCAGGACAGCGGTCACCCAGAAGATCGACGCGACACCGGCGACCCCGGCGATCGCACCGGCAACCATGGGCACCGCGACCTGCCCGAGACGGTTGCCGGTCAACCGCACGGCCAGCGCCGACGCGCGGTCGACCGGTGCGACGAGTTCGACCACCCACGTCATCGTCAGGGGTTGGCCGACACCCCAGAACATTCCGCACACGGCGAGCAACGCGCCGATGACCCACGGGTTCGGCACGAGCGGCAGCAGCGCGACCGGCACGATGGTCCCGGCGGTCGCGGAGACGAGCAGCCACCTGCGCGGAATGCGGCGCAGTGCCCACGGCAGCAGGGCACGCGAGACGATCGATGCCACGGTGCGGGCGGTGAGCAGGATCGATACCAGCAGCACACCGAACCCGAACTGTTCGCCGAGCAACGGCAGGTAGGCCACGACGAGGTCGACCGAGGCGAGGACCACGAGGCTCGACAGCATCGCGGGCTTCATGCCCTTCGTCCCGAGCATCGACAGGATCGACTGGGGCGCGCCGTCCTCCGCGGTGCGGCCGGATCCCGGCGGCTCGCGCAATCCCAGCACGAGCGGCAGGGAGAGCAGCGAGACCACCGTCATGACCAGCAGTGCGCCGGTGGTCTCCACGGATCCGTTGCCGTCACCGGTGGTCGCGGCGATCACACCGGAGACGGGCACGCCGACGGCCTGCCCGACCGACACACCCAGCGTGAGCCCGGCGAACCCGCGATCCAGTTGACCCGGCGGCGACAGGATCGACACGAACGCCTGCCCCGACACCGTGACGAGCAACTGCCCGAGACCGAGCACGACGTTGCCTGCGGCCAGCACGAGCAATCCCGAACTGAGCGCGATCAACCCGGCGCCGACCGTCGTGACGACGATGCCCGAACGCAGAATGGCGGTCGCGTGCCCACGGTCCACTGCGCGCCCCATCCGCACCGCCGCGATCAGCGGGACGATGGCGTAGAGCGCGGTGACGGCACCGATGGTGGTCGCGTCGCCGCCCAGCGCGAGGATCCGGTAGGAGACCAGGACGCGGATCGACTGGAATGCCGCGTGCAGCAGGGCCGTGGACAAGCACAGGTACAGCAGCCAGTGACGCGGAGGATGCGGCATACGTCAGGCGCCGGCCGTCACGACCCGGTCGCCCAGCGGCGACTGCAAGGGGACCTCGAGGGTGCCGACGACGGCGACCATGATGCACATGCGGTCCTGCATCTCCGGCAGCGTGCCGCCGAGGAGCGTCACCGTCACCGTGTCGTCCGTTTCGGTGACGGTCGCGTCGACGCCGAAGCACTCGGGGGTGCCCGTCTCGAAGTGCAGGGCGATCCGGTCGTCGCTCACCCGCGACCACGACAGGATCGTCAGCGGATGCGCGTCGACGATGTCGGGTCGCGGCGAGAACGCCGTCGCCCCTGCCGGAACCGGTTCCTCGGGCAGTGCCGGGACGTCCGGTGTACTCGACCCGCAGGCCGCGATGAGCAGGCACATCGCGAGGACGGTGATTCCCCGGCAGGCACGGACGACGGAACGCATGGCTCCCACGGTATTCCCGTGTCGCGTGTTCATCACGCCAGCAGGGCGGCGGTCACGCCGATCGCAGGGATGGAGGCGAGGGTGGTGACGAGCGCGGCGTCGCGGGCGAGCACCGTGCCGCGACCGTAGGCGCCGGCGTAGACGAAGACGTTCTGCGCGGTGGGAAGAGCGGCGACCACCACGACCGCGAACAGGGCGTGGCCGTCGAGGCCGAACACGAAACGCCCCATCAGATACGCGAGCACGGGCTGGGCGAGGATCTTGAGAAACGAGGCGAGCGCGATGTCGCGGCGGGGGCTCGTGCCCTTCTCGAGCACCCGGACACCCTGCAGCGACAAGCCGAACGCGAGCAGCGCACCGGGCACCGACGCACCGCCGAGCAGATGGAACGGCTGCAGCAGCGCTTCCGGGGGCGTCCATCCGCTGATCGCGATGGCGAGCCCGGCCGCGGCGGCCAGGACGATGGGGTTCTTGAACGGCGCGAGCAGAGTGTCGAGGCGCGAGACCCCGGCGCGCATCGTCGACAGGTCGAGCATGGTCAGCGCGATGGGGGAGAGCACGACGATCTGGAACAACAGCAGCGGCGCGACGAACGAGGCGTCGCCGAGCACGAAGACCGCGATGGGGATGCCGAGATTCGCGGAGTTGACGTAACCGGCGCACAGCGCGCCGATGGTCGCCTCGGGAACCGCACGTCGCAGCCAGAGTTTCGCGACGACGAAGTGCACGATCGCGACGGCGAACGCCGTGGCCGCCGCGATGTAGAGATTGGGCGAGAAGATCACCGAGAGGTCGGACGTCGCGAGCACGTCGAACAGCAGCGCGGGGGTGGCGACGAAGAAGACGAGCCGGCTGAGCACCGTCTGCGCCTCGTGCCCGAGTGTGCCCATGCGCCCCAGCGTGAAGCCGATGGCGATGATCACGAAGATGACACTGAACCCCGCGATCACACCCGACACGGTTGCCTAGTCTAAGGACCCTGTGGATGAGTTTCTGAGGCAGGCGCCCGGAGTGCACTTCTTGTCGATCGAAGCCGAGATTTTCGACGACAACTGCGCACTCGGGAACGTTCATCCACAGGGCGACGATCCAGGGTTCCACGTTGAGCGGACGTTGTGCAGGCTTCCGCCATGGGGGAATTCGACGAGCCGTTCAACGGCACCGACGCGCTGGCCGGGAAGTGCCTGACGCCGTACCGATTGCGGGCCATGCGTCGGCTGCATCGCGACGTGTACATCCATCCCGACGCGGAGATGACGGCGTTGCGGTGTGCGCGTGCGGCCTGGCTGTGGGCGCGAGGCGGTGGCGTACTGGCGGGACTGTCCGCCGCCGCCGTGCACGGCAGCAGGTGGGTCGACGGCCGCTCACCGGCGGAGCTGTTCCGGACCGGGAGTCGCCGCGGCACGGCCGGGGTGCGGGTGCACGGCGATGCCGTGCTCGAGGAGGAGATCTGCGAGCGCGACGGGATGTCGGTGACGACTCCCGCGCGGACCGGTTTCGACCTCGCGCGATGGCTGACACCCGCGCGAGCCGTCGAACAACTCGATGCGTTGTGCCGGGCCACCGGTCTGGATCCGGCGGACATCCTCGCCGTCGCCGAGCGGCACCGCGGAGAGCGCGGTCTTCCGCAGGTGCGCGCGGTCGTACCCCGCGTGGACCCCGGCGCCGAGTCTCCACCCGAGACCAGGGTCCGCCTGTTGCTCGTGAACCACGGATTACCGGCGCCCACGACCCAGGTGCCGATCGTCGACGAGGGCAGAGTGATCGGTTGGGCCGACATGGGGTGGCGTGAATGGCGCACTGCCGTCGAGTACGACGGGGTGCACCACTGGACCGACGAGCGGCAACGCACCAAGGACATCGAGCGCTACGAGGCGTTCGCGTCGCTGGGCTGGTCGGTGATCCGGGTGAATTCCGAGCAACTCCGAATACGTCCGCGGACGATCGTCGAACGGGTCCGCAGGGCGCTGCGGGCTTCGGGTGCACCCGTGTGACGTGCACTTCTCGTCGAGAATCCCTCCGGATTTCGACAAGACCTGCACACATGACGACGCCGCCCCTCCCGATGGGGAGAGGCGGCGTCGGAAGCTACGACCTACTTGCTGCTGACGTAGGGGAGCAGAGCCATCTCGCGGGCGTTCTTCACCGCGATGGCGACCTGACGCTGCTGCTGCGGGGTCAGGCCCGTGACGCGACGGCTACGGATCTTGCCGCGGTCGGAGATGAAGGTGCGGAGCAGATTGACGTCCTTGTAGTCGACGTAATCGATCTTCGCCGCGAAGAGGGGGTTCTTCTTGGGCTTGCGTCCCTCGACGGCACGCGACTTCTTCGACGGACCTCGCTTGACTGCCATATCTCGCTCCTCACCGGATTCGACCTGTGGACGCCGGGTGATTCCCCTCGGCGGGCGAGCTCACCTCTTCATACGTCTCGTATCGGTCCATGGTAACGGACGGAAGGATGCCTTCCGTCCACCGGTCGAGCGTCACACCCGCTTCTCAGCGCGCTCTCAGTAGGCGCAGGCCACAATGGTGATCATGCGCATTCTGGTGGTCGACGACGACCGTGCGGTGCGGGAGTCGCTGCGCCGGTCCCTGAGTTTCAACGGATACACGGTCGACCTCGCGACGGACGGGCAGGACGCCCTCGAACAGGTCGCGGTGTCGCGTCCCGATGCGATGGTGCTCGACGTGATGATGCCGCGCGTCGACGGCCTCGAGGT
This window contains:
- a CDS encoding ATP-binding protein, giving the protein MTSPTPRPSTVGELRASGHVQRSVKDEIRHNLLAALRDGTDPWPGILGFEDTVVPQLERALIAGHDVVLLGERGQGKTRLLRTLPLLLDEWTPVIAGSELGEHPYEPITPASIRRAAELGDDLPVAWRHRSERYAEKLATPDTSVADLVGDVDPVKVAEGRSLGDPETIHFGLVPRAHRGIVAVNELPDLAERIQVSLLNVMEERDIQVRGYTLRLPLDVLLVASANPEDYTNRGRIITPLKDRFGAEIRTHYPTRLEDEIAVIEQEAHLQARVPEYLFEILARFTRLLRESTSVDQRSGVSARFAVAGAETVSAAALHRGAVLGEDDPVARPVDLGTVVEVLRGKVEFESGEEGREFEILDHLLRRATAETARSRLAGVDLGPLVAAVEQGDPVVTGERITAKVLLDELPELPVLDAVAERLGATDTGTRAAAVELALEGLYLARRIAKDTGDDGSAVYSR
- a CDS encoding vWA domain-containing protein translates to MSRSARYGPYAGGDPLAPPVDLRDALAAIGDDVMAGASPKRALRELLRRGHDGMRGLDKLAAQANRRRRQLLDRTNLDGTLREVRELLDRAVLEERKELARALDDDARFAEMRIEELPTSTAQAVQELADYDWRSAQARQDYEKIRDLLGREMLDQRFSGMKQALEGATDEDRQRISEMLEDLNDLLDKHSRGEDTEEDFEQFMAQHGEFFPENPQNVEELLDSLAQRAAAAQRLRNSLTPEQRDELDALAQQAFGSPDLMSQLDRLDGHLRAARPGEDWTGSEQVRGEQGMGLGEATSALQELSELDQLAEQLSQQYAGASLDDIDLDALARHLGPEAAADARTLAELEKELQRQGFFDRGADGQWRLSPKAMRRLGEAALRDVVNRISSRTGQRESRRAGVLGEPTGASKAWEFGDTEPWDVVRTLTNATLRSPGLPVRMSVQDVEVIETEQRTQAAVALLVDTSFSMVMDGRWVPMKRTALALNHLVSTRFRGDALQLIAFGRHARVVSASELAGLDGVYEQGTNLHHALMLAGRHLRRHPNAQPVVFVVTDGEPTAHLEPDGFAAFDYPPSARTLGLTVRELDHIARLGTQVTIFRLGSDPGLARIVDVLARRVGGRVVAPDVDGLGAAVVADYVRARRRS
- a CDS encoding MFS transporter codes for the protein MPHPPRHWLLYLCLSTALLHAAFQSIRVLVSYRILALGGDATTIGAVTALYAIVPLIAAVRMGRAVDRGHATAILRSGIVVTTVGAGLIALSSGLLVLAAGNVVLGLGQLLVTVSGQAFVSILSPPGQLDRGFAGLTLGVSVGQAVGVPVSGVIAATTGDGNGSVETTGALLVMTVVSLLSLPLVLGLREPPGSGRTAEDGAPQSILSMLGTKGMKPAMLSSLVVLASVDLVVAYLPLLGEQFGFGVLLVSILLTARTVASIVSRALLPWALRRIPRRWLLVSATAGTIVPVALLPLVPNPWVIGALLAVCGMFWGVGQPLTMTWVVELVAPVDRASALAVRLTGNRLGQVAVPMVAGAIAGVAGVASIFWVTAVLLSTAAATTWRSVRR
- a CDS encoding AEC family transporter, which translates into the protein MSGVIAGFSVIFVIIAIGFTLGRMGTLGHEAQTVLSRLVFFVATPALLFDVLATSDLSVIFSPNLYIAAATAFAVAIVHFVVAKLWLRRAVPEATIGALCAGYVNSANLGIPIAVFVLGDASFVAPLLLFQIVVLSPIALTMLDLSTMRAGVSRLDTLLAPFKNPIVLAAAAGLAIAISGWTPPEALLQPFHLLGGASVPGALLAFGLSLQGVRVLEKGTSPRRDIALASFLKILAQPVLAYLMGRFVFGLDGHALFAVVVVAALPTAQNVFVYAGAYGRGTVLARDAALVTTLASIPAIGVTAALLA
- a CDS encoding DUF559 domain-containing protein translates to MGEFDEPFNGTDALAGKCLTPYRLRAMRRLHRDVYIHPDAEMTALRCARAAWLWARGGGVLAGLSAAAVHGSRWVDGRSPAELFRTGSRRGTAGVRVHGDAVLEEEICERDGMSVTTPARTGFDLARWLTPARAVEQLDALCRATGLDPADILAVAERHRGERGLPQVRAVVPRVDPGAESPPETRVRLLLVNHGLPAPTTQVPIVDEGRVIGWADMGWREWRTAVEYDGVHHWTDERQRTKDIERYEAFASLGWSVIRVNSEQLRIRPRTIVERVRRALRASGAPV
- the rpsR gene encoding 30S ribosomal protein S18, whose translation is MAVKRGPSKKSRAVEGRKPKKNPLFAAKIDYVDYKDVNLLRTFISDRGKIRSRRVTGLTPQQQRQVAIAVKNAREMALLPYVSSK